A stretch of bacterium DNA encodes these proteins:
- a CDS encoding response regulator, translating into IFMVEPIRHMPPEGARRARILVVDHHEKKREWLRAHLAAAGHEVTLAAGANDAERRFAETHPDVCLVALTLPRVPGSELAVRLRKTPNGERCRIILTSSIFRTMQVDDVARARWKADAFLAEPFSEDVLHGALATVLENLAPGTSDDGAPMVEPLEIRESSSPSPAESPGPEPEPESSLLVPMSGDLGEASVPEVVAAMFFARATGIVTFTRGNAVKRVFVREGLPMHVQSDQRDETLGQILRMQGLIDEDAYLASLASVAEGQMMGGALVDIGALTPAQVYNALKLQTHEKMLALFSWFDGAYTIELADRLEETHTAFEQWPPAIILEGIERHYDPASIREVAAEMKDFVLLRNPSPPVAFDELRLPGDAAAILRLADGKRTVAKVLGESPLDSARTFFAFYTLLVLEQFAKVDPGTMKESADELRSAQPSPDRVAREAIREKAPAVARGGAVEDADDEAALEIELADFETGGLAEDDADGAREAPPGPAPAERFAPEDRDESELTAYVERERKRAAPDDRGLLDEILAFYLKLPRITHYEVLGVDRGADAKSMDDAYRVLVKKLHSDRLRPRFSGEILALADAIVARATEAHDTLLDFNKRAAYEARLRAGGDRKERSVQIILAAERTFNAGMLAMRQQAWEKAYENFAEAVKMFPEEAEYHAFLGWSALHASGRPQGERVQLAREHLEKAIDLNPRCDKAFQYLGMLFKNAGDMDKAQLMFAQAFRFNKTNNEARTQLKILQMRRARRGKAPETRVPGARDLLAADVSFETVKKAILKIFW; encoded by the coding sequence TTATTTTTATGGTCGAACCCATTCGACACATGCCCCCCGAAGGTGCGCGCCGCGCGCGGATTCTCGTTGTCGATCACCACGAGAAAAAGCGCGAATGGCTGCGCGCGCATCTGGCGGCCGCGGGGCACGAGGTGACGCTCGCGGCCGGCGCCAACGACGCCGAGCGGCGATTCGCCGAAACGCACCCGGACGTCTGCCTCGTCGCGCTGACGCTTCCGCGCGTCCCCGGCTCCGAGCTGGCCGTGCGTTTGCGGAAGACGCCGAATGGCGAGCGCTGCCGCATCATCCTGACCAGTTCCATATTCCGGACGATGCAGGTGGACGACGTGGCCCGCGCGCGCTGGAAGGCCGACGCGTTTCTGGCCGAGCCGTTTAGCGAGGATGTGCTGCATGGCGCGCTCGCGACCGTTCTCGAAAACCTCGCGCCGGGAACGTCGGACGATGGTGCGCCGATGGTTGAGCCGCTTGAAATCCGCGAGTCGTCGTCGCCGTCTCCCGCCGAATCGCCCGGCCCGGAGCCGGAGCCGGAATCGAGTCTCCTCGTTCCGATGTCCGGCGATCTCGGAGAGGCAAGCGTGCCGGAGGTCGTCGCCGCGATGTTCTTCGCGCGCGCGACGGGCATCGTCACGTTCACGCGCGGTAACGCCGTCAAGCGCGTCTTCGTGCGCGAGGGCCTGCCGATGCACGTGCAAAGCGACCAGCGCGACGAGACGCTCGGCCAGATCCTGCGCATGCAGGGGCTCATCGACGAGGACGCGTATCTTGCTTCGCTTGCGAGCGTCGCCGAGGGCCAGATGATGGGCGGCGCGCTCGTGGACATCGGCGCGCTCACGCCGGCGCAGGTTTACAACGCGCTGAAATTGCAGACGCACGAAAAGATGCTGGCGCTGTTTTCCTGGTTTGACGGCGCCTATACGATCGAGCTTGCCGATCGCCTGGAGGAAACGCACACCGCGTTCGAGCAATGGCCGCCCGCGATCATCCTCGAGGGCATCGAGCGGCACTACGATCCCGCGAGCATCCGCGAGGTCGCCGCGGAGATGAAGGATTTTGTGCTTTTGCGGAATCCATCGCCGCCGGTGGCGTTTGACGAATTGCGCCTGCCCGGGGACGCCGCGGCGATCCTTCGCCTCGCCGACGGCAAGCGCACGGTCGCGAAGGTCCTTGGCGAAAGCCCGCTCGATTCGGCGCGCACGTTCTTCGCGTTCTACACATTGCTTGTGCTGGAGCAATTCGCGAAGGTCGATCCGGGTACGATGAAGGAGTCGGCGGACGAATTGCGTTCCGCCCAGCCCAGCCCGGATCGCGTGGCGCGTGAGGCCATCCGCGAGAAAGCGCCCGCCGTGGCAAGGGGCGGCGCTGTCGAGGATGCCGATGACGAGGCCGCGCTCGAGATCGAGCTTGCGGACTTCGAGACCGGCGGCCTCGCGGAAGACGACGCGGACGGCGCGCGCGAGGCACCGCCCGGTCCCGCGCCGGCCGAACGGTTCGCGCCCGAGGATCGCGACGAAAGCGAGTTGACGGCCTACGTCGAACGCGAGCGCAAGCGCGCCGCGCCGGACGATCGCGGGCTGCTCGACGAGATCCTGGCGTTCTACCTGAAGCTTCCAAGGATCACGCACTACGAGGTGCTCGGCGTCGATCGCGGCGCGGACGCCAAGTCGATGGACGACGCGTATCGCGTCCTCGTAAAAAAGCTGCACTCCGACCGCCTGCGCCCGCGTTTTTCGGGCGAGATTCTGGCGCTCGCGGACGCAATCGTCGCGCGCGCGACCGAGGCGCATGACACGCTGCTCGATTTCAACAAGCGCGCGGCGTACGAGGCGCGGTTGCGCGCCGGGGGCGACCGCAAGGAACGCAGCGTACAGATCATCCTGGCGGCGGAGCGCACCTTCAACGCGGGCATGCTCGCGATGCGCCAGCAGGCCTGGGAGAAGGCGTACGAGAACTTCGCCGAGGCCGTGAAGATGTTCCCGGAAGAAGCGGAGTATCACGCGTTTTTGGGCTGGTCCGCATTGCACGCGAGCGGCCGGCCGCAAGGCGAGCGCGTGCAGCTTGCGCGCGAACATCTGGAAAAGGCGATCGACCTCAACCCGCGCTGCGACAAGGCGTTTCAATACCTGGGCATGCTGTTCAAAAACGCGGGCGACATGGACAAAGCGCAGCTCATGTTCGCGCAGGCATTCCGTTTCAACAAAACGAACAACGAGGCCCGGACGCAGCTCAAGATCTTGCAAATGCGCCGCGCGCGCCGTGGAAAGGCGCCGGAAACGCGCGTACCGGGCGCCAGGGATCTGCTTGCCGCGGACGTCAGTTTCGAAACGGTCAAGAAGGCGATTCTGAAGATCTTCTGGTAG
- a CDS encoding DUF2334 domain-containing protein, which translates to MRFPFWRSPEAIGTIALALAIGLSAVPASAASLILYDAPSGDTTGVRLANMLFNYVAHFDTEIDQLPVADYTAGTLSIYDHAYYVGTDWGHAIPADFFADLVAGDAPVLWIGANLHELTDYLAGGSGPFGFHYNAWRAGVGYDNITYGTHVVERAQDQSFIEVTVDGAATVHSWLADGFTLTDSPHFVCGANLCFLAETPMYFIGVDARMNVLADLLHEFTGSDHPVTKRALVRFEDLSPYNNDPALMVAFADLLTARGVPYSIGVIPIFRDPDGEIAAAGTEMELTDDPAFVAALSYMIAQGATLVQHGSSHQYDGLTGWDWEFSLGYAGEPVPEDAAAWAEAKIDEALVSFANAGLTPAIWETPHYSASHGDYATFAAYYDRCYERPSIFPVPVDNGPIYATDLGPGGMIVPFPIQTSTLGMAVVPETMGYLADVDGARPADLLTIADEVAIIRDGVPSFFFHHTVASTAEVTAVVDGLLARGYEFTSPGVVLGDPTTTTTTSTTTTTSTSTSTTTTTAPTTTTTTSTSTTTTTAPTTTTTTSTSTTTTTAPTTTTTTSTTTTTVATTTSTAGTTTTTGGTTTTTTGSTTTTTAGSTTTTAGSTTTTTAGSTTTTAGSTTTTTASTTTTTTTTTTTTTTIPMDDDLDDDDAGDDDTDALPGDDVSVVEDTGSGGSCCGF; encoded by the coding sequence TTGCGTTTTCCATTTTGGCGATCCCCCGAGGCGATCGGCACGATCGCCTTGGCTCTTGCGATCGGCCTGTCCGCCGTCCCGGCGAGCGCCGCGTCGCTCATCCTCTACGACGCCCCTTCGGGCGACACCACCGGCGTGCGGCTAGCCAACATGCTGTTCAATTACGTGGCGCATTTCGACACGGAAATCGACCAGCTTCCCGTTGCCGACTACACCGCGGGCACGCTTTCGATTTACGACCATGCCTATTACGTCGGCACCGACTGGGGGCACGCGATCCCCGCGGATTTTTTCGCTGACCTCGTCGCCGGCGACGCGCCGGTGCTGTGGATCGGCGCGAACCTGCACGAGTTGACCGATTATCTTGCCGGCGGCTCGGGCCCGTTCGGATTCCACTACAATGCGTGGCGCGCGGGCGTGGGCTACGACAACATCACCTACGGCACGCACGTCGTCGAACGCGCCCAGGACCAGTCGTTCATCGAAGTGACGGTCGATGGAGCGGCGACGGTCCATTCATGGCTGGCCGACGGCTTCACGCTGACCGATTCCCCGCATTTCGTTTGCGGCGCGAATCTGTGTTTTCTCGCCGAGACGCCGATGTATTTCATCGGCGTGGACGCGCGCATGAACGTGCTCGCCGACCTGCTGCACGAGTTCACCGGCTCGGATCATCCGGTCACGAAACGCGCGCTCGTGCGTTTTGAGGATCTGTCGCCGTACAACAACGATCCGGCACTGATGGTGGCGTTCGCGGATCTGCTCACGGCGCGCGGCGTTCCGTATTCGATCGGCGTGATTCCGATCTTCCGCGACCCCGACGGCGAGATCGCGGCGGCAGGCACGGAGATGGAGCTGACCGACGATCCGGCGTTCGTCGCGGCGCTTTCGTACATGATCGCGCAGGGCGCGACGCTGGTTCAGCACGGCAGTTCGCATCAATACGACGGGCTGACGGGCTGGGACTGGGAGTTTTCGCTCGGTTACGCCGGCGAGCCCGTGCCGGAGGACGCCGCCGCGTGGGCTGAGGCGAAGATCGACGAGGCGCTCGTGTCGTTCGCGAACGCCGGCTTGACGCCCGCGATCTGGGAGACGCCGCACTATTCCGCGTCGCATGGCGACTACGCGACCTTCGCGGCCTATTACGACCGCTGCTACGAACGCCCTTCGATTTTCCCCGTGCCGGTGGATAACGGGCCGATCTACGCCACGGACCTTGGGCCGGGGGGGATGATCGTCCCCTTCCCGATTCAGACGAGCACGCTCGGCATGGCGGTCGTTCCCGAAACGATGGGGTATCTCGCGGATGTCGATGGCGCGAGGCCGGCGGATCTCCTGACGATCGCCGACGAGGTGGCCATCATCCGAGACGGCGTGCCGTCGTTTTTCTTCCACCACACGGTCGCGTCCACGGCGGAAGTGACGGCGGTGGTCGACGGCCTTCTCGCGCGCGGATACGAATTCACGAGCCCCGGCGTGGTGCTTGGCGATCCGACGACGACCACCACGACGTCGACCACCACGACGACCTCGACCTCGACGTCGACCACCACGACGACTGCACCAACAACCACCACGACGACCTCGACGTCGACTACCACGACGACTGCACCGACAACCACCACGACGACATCGACATCGACCACGACGACGACGGCACCGACAACCACCACAACAACGTCGACAACCACGACAACGGTCGCAACGACGACCTCGACCGCCGGCACGACGACCACGACTGGCGGAACCACGACGACGACAACAGGCTCAACGACCACGACGACGGCGGGCTCGACGACAACGACCGCCGGTTCGACGACCACGACGACGGCGGGTTCGACGACCACGACCGCCGGTTCGACAACCACGACGACGGCATCGACCACAACCACGACGACGACGACCACGACGACGACCACGACGATACCGATGGACGACGATCTCGATGACGACGATGCCGGCGACGATGACACCGACGCGCTGCCCGGGGACGATGTCAGCGTCGTGGAGGACACCGGCAGCGGCGGATCGTGCTGCGGATTCTAG
- a CDS encoding TonB-dependent receptor, with product MTGARRGSLVLFAVLLSCANALAQSDATGSIEGLVLVKGERTPVAGATVRVDGIEETQATDTGGRFRFDAVAPGERRVTVEGDFIETLAATVSVAAGQTTTVDLYAFAAPFLLDEVVVESEREPADMTRRKITKDELDGIPGANADVFRVVKNLPGVAMSGIPTQYGAEGLVIRGTGPEDSKYFFNGFEIPQLFHFGALVSLINAELVEDIAYLPGGFGVNRGDSIGGYVEVTSRAPRNDRLGGAVDLSTYSAFVLVEGPFNARASGAAAVRRSTIDYILPEIVPEEEAAFTISPRFYDYTALSQWRLNSANRLSLVALGSHDRTKLLAEIDENEPFSPDAFDIEIGWHTAILDWDFAPTSRVTQSFAAQFLYLENDFRFGRDQNVEATVYYPAFLEEISVAAGDWNTLRFGANGVFVVYDTSGVLPLIPKEGDPAMSWTNADATRFSDNSRTLGLDGWVDDVMEPADWLRLVPGVRVNHLDLTGETTLDPRLSARFFPTEKSAIKTSAGVYHQWPDRDEMLPNLGNDDLGAEAAYETGAGFEYDFGQGYEIDAQGYYKRLDNVIARTGPDADVPYENSGRGYVWGAEILARKRLTDRLFGWMAYTYSVSRRKDAPDAEWRYFDEDQTHNAIALASYTFGQRKLWKLGGRFQFATGKPYTPIESAVYNAETDSYLAIYSEDINSRRERAFHQLDVRVDKRWIFNTWTLNAYLDLQNVYWQRYPVGYRYNFDYSERRAVSYPTFIPSFGMTARF from the coding sequence GTGACGGGCGCGCGGCGAGGATCGCTCGTCCTTTTTGCCGTCCTGCTTTCTTGCGCAAACGCGCTTGCGCAATCCGACGCGACCGGTTCGATTGAAGGACTCGTGCTCGTGAAGGGCGAACGCACGCCCGTCGCCGGCGCGACCGTTCGCGTTGACGGCATCGAGGAGACGCAGGCCACCGACACCGGCGGACGCTTTCGTTTCGACGCCGTCGCACCCGGCGAGCGGCGCGTAACCGTCGAGGGCGATTTCATCGAGACGCTCGCGGCGACGGTATCGGTCGCGGCGGGTCAGACTACAACCGTGGATCTCTACGCATTCGCCGCGCCGTTTCTGCTCGACGAGGTCGTGGTGGAATCCGAGCGCGAGCCGGCCGACATGACGCGGCGCAAGATTACGAAGGACGAACTCGACGGTATCCCCGGCGCGAACGCCGACGTTTTCCGCGTGGTGAAGAATCTGCCGGGCGTCGCCATGAGCGGCATCCCGACGCAGTACGGGGCCGAGGGATTGGTGATCCGCGGGACGGGGCCGGAGGACAGCAAGTATTTTTTCAACGGCTTTGAGATCCCGCAGCTTTTCCATTTCGGCGCGCTCGTCTCGCTTATCAACGCGGAACTTGTCGAGGACATCGCCTACCTGCCCGGGGGATTCGGCGTGAACCGGGGTGATTCGATCGGCGGCTACGTGGAGGTGACGAGCCGCGCTCCGCGCAACGACCGCCTGGGCGGCGCGGTCGATCTTTCGACCTACTCCGCGTTCGTGCTTGTCGAAGGCCCGTTCAACGCGCGCGCGTCCGGCGCGGCGGCCGTGCGGCGCAGCACGATCGACTATATCCTTCCCGAAATCGTGCCCGAAGAGGAGGCGGCCTTCACGATCTCGCCGCGCTTTTACGACTACACCGCGCTTTCGCAATGGCGGTTAAACAGCGCCAACCGCCTCTCGCTTGTCGCGCTCGGCAGCCACGACCGCACGAAACTGCTGGCCGAGATCGACGAAAACGAACCCTTCTCGCCCGACGCTTTCGACATCGAGATCGGCTGGCACACGGCGATCCTCGATTGGGATTTCGCGCCGACCAGCCGCGTCACGCAATCGTTCGCGGCGCAGTTTCTCTATCTGGAAAACGACTTCCGATTCGGCCGCGACCAGAACGTGGAGGCGACCGTTTATTACCCCGCGTTCCTGGAGGAGATCTCCGTCGCCGCGGGCGACTGGAATACGCTGCGTTTCGGCGCGAACGGCGTGTTCGTCGTGTACGACACGTCCGGCGTGCTGCCGCTCATCCCCAAGGAGGGCGACCCCGCGATGTCCTGGACCAACGCCGACGCCACGCGCTTTTCGGACAATTCGCGCACGCTCGGCCTCGACGGTTGGGTGGACGACGTGATGGAGCCGGCCGACTGGCTGCGCCTCGTGCCCGGCGTGCGCGTCAATCATCTGGACCTGACAGGGGAAACCACGCTCGACCCCCGGCTTTCCGCGCGGTTTTTCCCGACCGAAAAAAGCGCGATCAAAACATCTGCGGGCGTGTATCACCAGTGGCCCGACCGCGACGAGATGCTTCCAAATCTCGGCAACGACGACCTCGGCGCGGAGGCCGCCTACGAGACGGGCGCGGGGTTCGAATACGACTTTGGACAGGGCTATGAGATCGACGCGCAGGGATACTACAAGCGGCTCGACAACGTCATCGCCCGCACCGGCCCGGACGCGGACGTGCCGTACGAAAACTCGGGGCGCGGGTACGTTTGGGGCGCGGAGATTCTCGCGCGAAAGCGCCTGACCGACCGCCTGTTCGGCTGGATGGCGTACACGTATTCGGTCAGCCGCCGCAAGGATGCGCCGGACGCCGAATGGCGCTATTTCGACGAAGACCAGACGCACAACGCCATCGCTCTCGCGAGCTACACGTTCGGCCAACGCAAGCTATGGAAGCTCGGCGGGCGATTCCAGTTCGCGACGGGCAAGCCGTACACGCCGATCGAATCCGCGGTGTATAACGCCGAGACCGACAGCTACCTCGCGATCTATTCCGAGGACATCAATTCGCGGCGCGAGCGGGCGTTTCATCAGCTCGACGTGCGCGTCGACAAGCGGTGGATCTTCAACACGTGGACCCTGAACGCGTATCTCGATCTGCAAAACGTCTACTGGCAGAGATATCCCGTCGGATACCGGTACAATTTCGACTACTCCGAACGCCGGGCGGTGTCGTACCCGACGTTCATCCCGTCGTTCGGAATGACGGCGAGGTTTTGA